The window CTTCGAAGTTATGCAGCGCCGCCTGTAATAGCGACAGCTTCAGCACCTCAAACGATGAAACTTCTATTTCAAACACGCCCACCTCCAGCGGGCGCCTGAGACAGACTTGGGTTTTATTGACGTTTACTTCAACGCCAAAACGTTCCTTCAAGGCTTTGGTGAGTATCGGTTCGGCAAAGGTGTCGATGTCTTGCAGCGCTGACATCGTCTTGTCCAGTCGGGACTGCGCAGCAAAACTGGCGTTGAAACTGTCCTTGAGTGTCTGCTGTTGCCCGGTTGACGACCGCTGATACCAGTCCGGTGCACGCGTGCCGGTGTCCTTGATTTCGGCCCGTCTTTGCGGCGTGGCATTGATCAGCCATTGGGGCGTCAGTTGTTCCAGTAGCTCACTGTGAATGCTGCTTTGGCCTGGAAGCGGCCGGGACGAAATCGGCGGATGGTTAGGCATATTGTCTCTCCAAAAAAGTGGATCGACAGGACACCATTTCGCCAAGCCGCAACTGCGGTAGATAGTTATCGCATTGAGAAAAACCGGTAACGAATTGCGTCGATCCGCAGGCAGGTTCAGCACAACAGGATTCGTCGTATTGGCTATGCTTTGAGGACTTATTTCCAGGCGAGGGATATATGGACGATCCAGTCGACAACAAGCCGCCGACGTTCTGGCAGATGCTGCACAGTGTAATGGCCGCCGCATTCGGCGTGCAGAGCGGAAAGAATCGCGCGCGGGATTTCACCCACGGCAAGCCGAGTCATTTCGTGATTCTGGGGATCAGCTTCACCGCCGTGTTTGCGCTCGCGCTGTTCGGCATCGTCAAACTGGTGCTGTATCTGGCGGGGATATGAAGCGGCTCAGTGCATCAGGGTTTGCAGGGTGAACGGGTAACGCCAGGACGTCGGTCGCCCTTTTGCCGAGAGCTTGTGAAAATCCACACCGAAATCCTGCTTGGCGCCCATTGCCAGCAGGCGCTTGGCTTGTGCCCGGTCAATCAACTGCAACAACGGAATCTGCCGGTCGCGACCGCCGTACTGGCTGATGTCGACACCTTCGTCGTAGTCGTGTAATTGCACCAACGCCCAGCCGCCCAGGCTGAAGTGCCCGCCGAGCAGCACGCTCAAACGGTTGTCCAGCAACGCCTGCAATGCTGCGGGCGAATTGTTGATGGTGCCGAACAGCGCGTCCTTGCCGGGTTTGCCGCCAGACTCTTCAAAGGCGTGCATGACGCCAAAACCCATTTCGTCATTGGCGGACCACACCAGCGAGGTCTGCGGGTAGCGTTTGAACAGGACCTTGGCCTGTTCGTAGGCGCGCTCGCGGGTCCAGCCGCCGTACACCATCTGCCGCAGGCGCACTTCAGGATGCTCGGCCAATGCCCTGCGCATGCCTTTTTCACGCAACTGCGCGGACGGCGTGATTTTCAACCCCGAGAATGCCAGCAGGTCGATGGACTGACCGGGAGCCACCGGACGGTGCAGCCGAATCAGTTCCTTGAGCATCAGGTAGCCGCCCTCCTCGTCGTTGGGCACAAGGCTGCCGACCCAATCGGGGTATTTGTCGGGCCGGGCACCGAGCAATCGCATCTGGTCCGGGGTCAGGGCGTTGTTGACGATAAACAGCTTCACTCCGCTGCCCTGGGCCAGGCGCAGGATTTCCGGGGCGATGTATTGCTCGTTGACGAACACCAAGTAGTCAGGCCGCTTGGGCCCTTGCAGCGCATCGCGCGCCTGTTTGATGGTGATGTCGGAGTTGCGGTCGGAATATTCAATGTGCAACTCCATGCCCAGGTCCTTTGCGGCCGCCTGCATGAATTGCGAGTAACTGACCCAGAAAGCTTCTCGGGTGGTTCCTGGATTAAGGAACAGCACCGACGCCGCCTGAGCGCAAGGTCCCACGACCGTACCCAGCGTCAGCAATACGCCACACAGAAACTTCAACA of the Pseudomonas sp. MAG733B genome contains:
- a CDS encoding DUF2970 domain-containing protein, which produces MDDPVDNKPPTFWQMLHSVMAAAFGVQSGKNRARDFTHGKPSHFVILGISFTAVFALALFGIVKLVLYLAGI
- a CDS encoding ABC transporter substrate-binding protein, coding for MLKFLCGVLLTLGTVVGPCAQAASVLFLNPGTTREAFWVSYSQFMQAAAKDLGMELHIEYSDRNSDITIKQARDALQGPKRPDYLVFVNEQYIAPEILRLAQGSGVKLFIVNNALTPDQMRLLGARPDKYPDWVGSLVPNDEEGGYLMLKELIRLHRPVAPGQSIDLLAFSGLKITPSAQLREKGMRRALAEHPEVRLRQMVYGGWTRERAYEQAKVLFKRYPQTSLVWSANDEMGFGVMHAFEESGGKPGKDALFGTINNSPAALQALLDNRLSVLLGGHFSLGGWALVQLHDYDEGVDISQYGGRDRQIPLLQLIDRAQAKRLLAMGAKQDFGVDFHKLSAKGRPTSWRYPFTLQTLMH